A part of Aegilops tauschii subsp. strangulata cultivar AL8/78 chromosome 2, Aet v6.0, whole genome shotgun sequence genomic DNA contains:
- the LOC109773791 gene encoding uncharacterized protein has protein sequence MRLIIQAATLIRVIQAWVMFMHERAVHRTGRPLIRYGPLFPREQERTQNLNYIYNCNDIEALWMLRMKRAPFARLVETFRSRGLLQDSINTNVEEQVAMFLHVVGHNQRFRVIHNTFRRSMETISRYFKQVCIGAIDGTHVIVRVPRSQSAAYRERKHYTSQNVLAAVDFDLKFTYVLAGWEGSAHDANILTDSMSRPDGINIPDDKFYLGDAVYACRLGILPSFRKTRYHLNEFSGRNYPRTAQELFNLIHSSLRVNVERAFGALKNRFKILDQKPFHPYSTPVKLVLSCCILHNWILQWGFDEHVPEEEDIEPDDVFSSDHGVEAFDNDAWKNKRLEWADAMWLNRGQCRI, from the exons ATGAGGCTGATAATCCAGGCAGCAACACTGATTAGGGTGATTCAAGCATGGGTCATGTTCATGCACGAGAGAGCTGTTCATCGTACTGGGAGACCTTTGATCCGCTATGGTCCATTGTTTCCCCGGGAACAGGAGAGGACCCAAAATCTGAACTACATCTACAACTGCAATGACATTGAGGCTCTGTGGATGCTTAGAATGAAAAGAGCACCATTTGCCAGGCTTGTCGAGACCTTCAGGAGCAGGGGGCTGCTACAAGATAGCATCAACACCAATGTCGAAGAGCAAGTGGCCATGTTCCTCCATGTTGTCGGCCATAACCAGAGGTTCAGGGTCATTCACAACACGTTCAGGAGATCAATGGAGACCATCTCTAGGTACTTCAAGCAA GTTTGCATTGGGGCAATAGATGGTACTCATGTCATTGTCAGAGTTCCTAGGTCACAGTCTGCAGCATACAGGGAGAGGAAGCACTACACAAGCCAGAATGTGCTTGCTGCTGTTGACTTTGATCTGAAGTTCACATATGTGTTGGCTGGCTGGGAGGGGTCAGCGCATGATGCTAACATTCTCACTGACAGCATGAGTCGACCTGATGGGATCAACATCCCCGACGACAAGTTCTACCTTGGGGATGCTGTCTATGCATGTCGGCTGGGTATTCTTCCATCCTTCAGGAAAACAAGGTACCATCTCAACGAGTTCTCTGGTAGAAACTATCCTAGGACTGCACAGGAGCTGTTTAATCTCATACACTCCAGCCTTAGAGTAAATGTTGAGAGGGCATTTGGAGCTCTGAAGAACAGGTTTAAGATCCTGGATCAGAAGCCATTCCACCCATACTCCACTCCGGTTAAGCTAGTTCTTTCTTGTTGCATTCTGCATAACTGGATCCTCCAGTGGGGCTTTGATGAACACGTGCCTGAGGAGGAAGATATCGAGCCTGACGATGTTTTTAGCTCCGACCATGGTGTGGAGGCATTTGATAATGACGCTTGGAAGAACAAAAGGTTGGAATGGGCAGATGCGATGTGGCTTAACAGAGGTCAGTGCAGGATTTGA